The Arachis duranensis cultivar V14167 chromosome 2, aradu.V14167.gnm2.J7QH, whole genome shotgun sequence genome has a window encoding:
- the LOC107474978 gene encoding N-carbamoylputrescine amidase (The sequence of the model RefSeq protein was modified relative to this genomic sequence to represent the inferred CDS: added 15 bases not found in genome assembly), whose product MGRNVVVSALQFACTNDVDINVDTAERLVRDAHKQGANIVLIQELFEGYYFCQAQREDYIQRAKPYKDHPTILRMQELAKELGVVIPVSFFEEANNAHYNSIAIIDADGSDIGIYRKSHIPDGPGYQEKFYFNPGDTGFKVFQTKFAKIGVAICWDQWFPEAARAMALQGAEILFYPTAIGSEPQDQGLDSRDHWKRVMQGHAGANLVPLVASNKIGKEVIVTEHGNSEITFYGNSFIAGPTGEIVAAADDKHEAVLVAQFDLDKIKSQRHCWGVFRDRRPELYKVLLTFDGTNPIV is encoded by the exons GTGGTATCAGCACTGCAGTTTGCCTGCACCAACGATGTCGATATCAATGTTGACACTGCCGAAAG GCTGGTTAGAGATGCTCATAAACAGGGTGCAAACATTGTTCTCATTCAG GAACTCTTTGAAGGTTATTACTTCTGTCAAGCACAAAGAGAAGATTACATTCAAAGAGCTAAGCCATATAAGGATCATCCTACGATTCTCAg GATGCAGGAACTTGCAAAAGAGTTAGGCGTAGTCATACCAGTTAGCTTCTTCGAGGAGGCAAACAACGCACATTATAATTCAATAGCCATAATTGATGCTGATGGGAGTGATATTGGGATTTATAGAAAATCCCATATTCCAGATGGACCAG GTTACCAGGAAAAGTTCTATTTTAATCCCGGTGACACTGGATTTAAG GTTTTCCAGACTAAATTTGCAAAGATTGGAGTTG CTATTTGCTGGGACCAGTGGTTTCCTGAGGCAGCACGGGCAATGGCGCTTCAAGGTGCagagattttattttatccCACTGCTATTGGTTCTGAACCACAAGACCAGGGTCTTGACTCTCGTGACCACTGGAAGCGTGTAATGCAAGGACATGCTGGGGCTAATTTG GTACCTCTTGTAGCTTCAAATAAGATAGGAAAAGAGGTAATTGTGACTGAGCATGGGAATAGTGAGATTACGTTTTATGGAAACTCCTTTATAGCAG GACCAACTGGAGAAATAGTTGCAGCTGCTGATGATAAACATGAAGCCGTTCTTGTTGCTCAATTCGATTTGGACAAGATCAAATCCCAGAGACATTGTTGGGGGGTATTTCGCGACCGGCGCCCGGAGCTATATAAGGTGCTTTTAACATTTGATGGCACCAATCCTATCGTATGA